TGGTAAAATTTCTGTAAATGttgaggccggggggggggggcatttctccTATATCTTTGGTGGGGGTGGAACAGATATTTTTGGGaaactgaatttatttatttttcaaaacttattttttaaagtgctctTTACATATCAAAAGTCACTTTGTTACTTTAGGAACATAAAATGCGTCATGTATAACTTggtttccaataataataataataataataataataataataataaattttatttatatcccgccctccccagccgaagccgggctcagggcggctaacaacaataaaacagtacaaaagtacagcataaacataGAATAAACATAGAATTATAATGCTGGGTATATTAAAAGCACTGTTTATTCAGACAATAATTTcaaattgaatttattttttaagtttttGTTACAAATGGAGTTACAAACTGCTGAACTGTAAGGAATCTAGTATCTCTTTGGTTCTGCCAGCTTAGGAGAAGGTggcaaaaaacaaacccagaaaccATCATTATAGTAAAACAAATTATTACATATTCAGAACATTATTATGTCTTCTCCAGTCCTCAATAGTGTCAGGCAAACATAAAAAGAGCTGACAAAAAGAGGTGAGGGGGAACAAAATTCAAACAGACAGTACATGAAATTTAATTGGTCTCTTTTTCTAAGCCTTCCCTGTCAGTTTCTGTTTCTTCATATTTGTCATCCTATTTATCATGGATTTCTAAAAACTGAAAGTTTGCCATGGCTGCAACAAGTTTCTACCCTTTCACATGTCAATATATTTCTTGATTTGATGTGAGTGTTTCCAAACAGATCAGTTTCTTTCTTCTGCAGAAGATAGAGAAATCTTAAGTAGATAAGAAGCAATAGGAGTCAGAGGCTGTGTTGTGCAAAGGCCTTGTTTGCGGGAGGGATATGCTTGGCAGAATCCCTTATTACATTCCTTGGCCAAATAcctgaatttttattattattattattattattattattattattattattattaacatttgttTATATAGCACCATCCATGTACATGGCTCTGAACACATTTAAGATAAGAAATTTTACTGGGGGTGGGGCTCATACGATCTAAAACAAtataaacaatacaataaaatcagtAGAGCAGCATCACAAAATCCAAGGTCATTAAGCGAACCCAGTAAAAGAGTACAATCAACCATGTCAAAGGCCACAGAAAAATCAAGAAGAATAAAGATGGAACGTAAACCCTTTGATTTGGCAACAAGAATGTCATTAGTATGCTTCGTAAGTCATCTCAAGTAGAGTAGAGAATAAAATCAAGGGCCAAACTAAAATAAAGAAAACCCAGACAGCAAGAATAGACAACACACTCCCAAGAGTTTAGAAGCAAAAGGCAGCAAAGAGGTGGGACAATAACTAGAAAGAGAAGAATCagtagattattttttttaagaataggAGAAGCTGTAGCATGTTTGTATATTAGAGTGAATGAGCCAGAAGAAAAAGACATAGTAGTCAGAAGACAAGATGGAACCAGATCAAGAGGACAAGTAGCAGGATTGGAAGAGTCCAGCACACTGGACAGCTCCTCTACATAAGATGAAACAGTTGAAAGACTAAGGAAAGGGGAAGGAGCCCATAAAACCACCATAGGAAAGGAACAGAAACAGCAAAACCAGTACGAACAGTATGAATCTTACTATCTCAAAAGGCGGCAAAATCCTGAGCttagagggaaggaggaagaggcagtggcagtggcGTCACGTGGGGAGGGGAAGTGGCCCTAGGTCAATTGGGGGGGTGCATTTCGCTTTTCGCTGTCTCGCCAACCCcctaaataaaacataaaaaaaacctaCGGTGGTGGGGCGGGGAGGGTTAAGAAAAAAGGTATCcagattctccccaccccacccccgggagTCACATCTCTGTAAGTATGTGAAAGTTGTTAATTCTCTGATTCATCTCAAAATATATTAAGAACTCAATATATTTTGGTTGGACTTTGGTCCCTTATGTAACTATTTTTAAAGTCTTGGTGTTGTGTTGTTTAATGCAACCTTTACAGTCATTCACCCAAGTCACTAAAagggaaactaccgtatttttcgctctataagacgcacctagtttttggaggaggaaaacaagaaaaaaaaacattctgaatctcagaagccagaacaacaagagggatcgctgcacagcgaaagcagcgatccctcttgctgttctggcttctgggataactgcgcagcttgcattcactccataagacgcacacacatttccccttactttttaggagggaaaaagtgagtcttatagagcaaaaaatacggtatatggatgGCCTTTCAAATGACAGGGTCATTGTGAGCATTCTTAAGCCACCCACAGTGTGAGAAATCTCTGATCTTTGTACCGTCTTTGAACTCTCTATTTATGTCCTAGTTGGAGTGTGTATGTTTATAAACAAAGAATGCTGAGCACAGATAGTGAGGTGTTGTAGCAAAAATGGTAAGACTGCTTTCTGTATGTTTAGATAAACAAGACAAGTGGTGTTGTCGAAGCATCAAGAATCATGAACTTATATCAGTTCATGCAGCTTTATAAAGATGTCACGAGTCAAGCAGCAAGTGTTCTTTCGCAGAACATTGCCTCAGAAGGAGCTGCAGAGGATCTGTCATCTGTTGCATCTTGTCAGGCCAGCATTTTGATGGGAAGGTATCTCAGTATTCTAAGAGATCCATTTATGTTTGAAGTTGAGCACACAAATCTCTTCAGCTCATTATGTATACATATTcaaactcatatatatatatatatttgaatattTTGCATAGAATAAAAAGTTTAATGATTATGCTAAGTAAGTCTTTCATCTCAACTTGGATGACAGTACGTCTGTCTAACTATTACAGTTACAAACTTCTGTTTCGAGCTGTATGCAAATAATACATTGGTAGGTTGGTACTGCTTAAGCAAGGCCTGCCTTGAACTGCAAAACACCTGCATTGAATGTCTATAATCTTGAGAAAGAGACATGTTCTTCCTGCAAAGAGCTTGTATAATGAAAATCATCTGTTTTGCAACAGAAGCAAATCTATTTGCCATGTAAACTGGCTATCCTTTTTGAAACATTGCTTGAAGCATAGTCTTTCTCCGGATATGATCTGTTTCCAGTTTTACTGAAGGTGAACTCTTGAACTAATGCACAAATGAACAGGTTGCATAATGTTCTTAGATTTCCTGTTAAAGACTAGTACAACTACAAATACAATGACAGCAGTGGAACCCTAAGTCTGTCTATGCTTCTTACCTATAAAGAGCAGAATTACTTTTTACTTCACATGGCATTACAGaatcttttccttttcaaatatGTATGAAGCAGTGTTTTAAACAGCAGTGGGCTGCAGACTTATGATGATCTAAGGTGTTTGTTTGGAAACAAAGTGTAATGGCTTGAATAAAATGGAAGCACTAGGCCACCTATGGCCTTAATAACTCTCTGACATAATactgttggtttttttattttcatggtacagaagataaattttgataAAACAATTGTTACAGTAGTAAACAACAAGTAACTTATCCTGATAAAATTACATACGGTACTTTTATTATGCTATatgttaaagtttcatttgattactctaagagatcacaccacattttcccatgagtgctgagtggattcctgccacagtctgaaaaatttatgtattcaataaacatttgccatatgttataaaaggaatatggattgtgtTTGCCCTTTGCCGCTCTCACCTGGCATGTTAGTTTCTCAGCCAATGCTATTGACCATACTCTGTTATACCAAGAATCAATGTTCAGCCCATCACTGGTTTTCCAACATCTGGCTATCTCCATGACTCTATTTTTGAAACGCgtcccccctccctattttatACATGGGGTGGCCAATGTGGCACCCTCCTGATCttattgaacttcaactcccatcatccctgactgttgtcCATGCAAATTGGGGCTGGCGTGCTGTGGTGGACACTATTCTGGCTACCCCTGGTCTGGTTTCAGTGAACAGTGTCAAATAGTGATAGGCCCACATGAATCTTAGGTTTACTGAAATATTCTGGAAAGGGGATAGGTTGTATCTTGGTGTTAGAGGGCTTGCCTTGAATGCAACAAGTCAcaggctcaatccccagcatctccagccagAACCCAGGGAGGACCCTTTCCTGAAATTCTTGAGAACCACTGTCATGAACTAATGGTCTGAGTCAGGATATGGCAGCTATGTTCCTAGGAATCATTCTTCAATCCATATTCCTTGAGACATGTATTCTGTTACTTCTTCTTGCTTCAActcttatgtttgtttgtttgtttgatgtgaTATGGgtggtttctttttttcattGTATGGTGTTCAGAATAAAGCAGTGGAGACTACCTTTCTCTTTGAATGCCATAGTTGTCCACCAGTATAGAGCAAGGAACTAATCCTTGAGCTTTGTGGAGAGGGAAGGCCGCATCATCTTACGTTCTCCAGGGTGCCCTAGGATTACACCTTAACTTTTAGTAGTAGCAAGGATAGAGCTGCGCATTGCATTCTTAATCTAACTTTAAGAAAATTTATTTAAATCTGAGCAACAGTCAGAACTGTTCTTTGTGGCTGTTTATGTTTTTTGGCATGTGAAAGTTGCTTCTTAGGTAGGTCTTCAACTTAAACCCAGAAGACTTGGGGAAGACATGTACTGGTTCATAAATGGTAGCCTGTTTTCTAATGAGTGGACAGCAAGTTACTGGAATCTGTGCCTATTTTGTTTTAGATATTCAAAGTGATGAATGTTTGCTAGTCCTGAGGGATGGCTAGCTGTTCAAGGTAGTTTTAATGTCCAGTGGTGCTTATGGCAAATGTAAATAAAACATCTTTTTAAAGAGATGTTTTAATTAGGAGCAATATAGAGGGATTCTTGTTTTGAGAAGAGAATTGCTGCATAGATAAAATTCCTCAACAATGGAAAATATGAAAATATAGTATTGATTCTAACCCTGGGTGCAAATTTCTGCAACAGTGATTTATTTTAGTGGCTGTGAATTTTGTGTGCAGACATATCTTAGGGGATGAAAAATACCTGATATTTAGATCAAGTATTCAAATGGAAAATAGCAGTTGACATGTGATcatagaaaaataaatacagagtACACAAGAAGTGGGAATAGATTCAAGGACATAAaatgaatttctttctttttcttttccaaaatgaATTTCTTGGCACAAAAATAGGGTGCCAAGAACTTGACTGCTATAAGAAAATGTTTGCTTCTTGGCAGTGGAATATCATAATATGATATTGTGTGCATACTATAATAATGCTGTTTGTCCTGTGTTTTCATGCACACATTAGCTTTATTTTGTGTTCAGAGCTGCAACAACAAAACTATACCAGTAGTGAAGCAAACCCCAGCATTGACAGTTGCCTAGACATTCTCTTTATTCTCTTTATTCTTAGTGGGGAGAATTATGATTTTATCTGTCTCTGCATTTAAATGATGCATATTACTGCTAGTACTAGTACTGTTTAATAGGAGTGCTTTGGCCAACTTGCATCCAGAAAGACAGGCTTTGCTCTGCCTAGAAGCTGCTGGAACTAGACACAGAACACATTTTCCTGTGTTCAGATGAAGTAGAAACAATagctatatatgtatatatgcagaAATGCACAAAGATCAAAGGTGACTAGCCCACATGAATTGTGCCCACTTACAAATGTGGAGAAGCATTGAATCCACCCTTTCTGGGTGATATGCTCTGATTTTTAACACTCAGCATATattatgatgatttattatttatttaaaacattggtACCTTGCTCAAGGCGACTAACTGCAAAATCAAACCATAAATTAACAATTTAATACATCagttataaaaacattaaaactaaAAACAACTGTAGAAAAGCAATAACAATGTACCAGCAATAAAGATTATTCCAAACAAGCAGAAACATAAAACTATTTCAGTGAAACAACTATCTAGAAGCCAAAAGCTGCCTTTACAAAGATGGTTTTGGATAGTTTATGGAAGGCCATTAAAGAGGAGCGTGAGATATACCTCCCTTTGAGAAAGTTCTCTTCTCTATAATTGTGCTCCGGAAGCTAGTGGCTTTATATGTATTGGTTTTATATTGGATTTGTTTATAGAGAGCagctgttttgtatgcagagaggttccatttgcatgcaacaggagattgctggatcagaccagttgAGATAGGCTAGAAAACCTAAATGTAATGCAGTAGGTATTATGTGGCATAGCCACCCATGAGCTGGACACCATATTATGAAATACAAACAtgcacaacaaaaataaaagttTATACAGAAGAAACATGCTGAGCAATGCCAAAATATAAATTTATCCCACTTCTAATTGCTATGATTGGGAATAATAGTTTTATCTGTATTGTAGGGTGAAACAGCTGACCGATGAGGAAGAATGTTGCATCTGCATGGACGGACGGGCTGATCTGATCTTGCCATGTGCTCACAGCTTTTGTCAGAAATGCATTGATAAATGGTAAGTTTGTGACACAGGCTCTGATTGCATTATTTTGTGAGGCGTCCTGTGAAATTTGACCAGTTTCCCTAGAATAAATTTGCCGAAAAGCACTGAAATAACACATCACTAGCTTTGTCTTGTAACAACAAGAATAGAAACCATTGATTTTGGTAGATAGCATGAGGTAAGGGATGTGTTATGTGGGAGCATCAAGCAAACTGGATTTTGTAAAGAAAATGTGTTTCATTGATGGGCATTCCCTGTTTAATCTCTTAAAAGATAAAACCATCAGGACAAATGCCTGGCAAGTTGCTAATGTAATCTTAAATCAAATTGCTGTTCATGTCAGCATCAGTCTgcacatatatatttaaaacaaaggaCTGAATTCAACTAAACAGTTGCACTAGCTGAAGCCAGCATGAGTCCTAATTACACAATGGAGCTGTGCCCCTACAATCAGACCAGTGCACGGGGGAAAGGCAGagcagaaatgtgtgcattgtCAGTTTGTGCATTTGCACAGTTTTGATTCCCACCCAATGTTGACAGTGTTCAGATGACGGAGAAACTGTTTCAAAATGGAGCTTTTGCTCTGTTTTGAGTATGGAGTTACTTCAGAACCTTAAAAATGAAGGCTTGAAGGTATTTTGAACTGtggtttgtacagtggtgccttgcaagatgaaaagaatccgttccgcgattctcttcgtctagcggttttttcgtcttgcaaagcaagcccattagcgctaagcggattagtgctattagcgatttagcggctattaaaggcttagcggctaagctgttaaaaggctattaatggcttagcggctttgaaaaagggggggaaagcgggggggaaatggcgagacttgcaagacgttttcgtcttgcgaagcaagcccatagggaaattcgtcttgcgaagtgcctctgaaacggaaaaccctttcgtctagcgggttttccgtcttgcgaggcattcgtcttgtggggcaccactgtatctgtataaactctactcagaatagacccattgagattaagttagtcatgtccattcatttcatactTTTGAGTATGACTAAGATTGACTACAACCCTTTGAAATTATTACAGCACATTATACCTATATACCTTTAACTAATGATGCTTTGTGTAGGAAACAGCTTCTAAGTATCCAAGAAATTATATGTCTTTAATAGAATTGCAGCAGGGAAGATAGCTTCTGCACTTAGGGTAGCAGCCACCTGTGGTGCAAAGCAGATTCAGCTTGACTCTATTCCAAACTAGGCTTGAGCAAATAGTCATCTGGACAAAATGGTTTATATAATCTGGTTTCAGAATTTAAAGCCTAAAATCttgtgactttttaaaataactaaaGTCTCATGTTCTCGTCTGTCTAGATTATGGAGATAAACAGGGCTGCCAGTTCCATTTGAAAACTGAATGGAATCTCAGGAATCTCTAAAGGGCCCCATCGGAATAAAATTTTAGTAAAAACATTCACGGAACTCTGTTAACATTTGGGCATTAGTGATTTCCAAGATGAACATTAAACAGCATTGTTCTTTCATACCACAGCACTCTGTTGTTTTACCAGGGATGTTTTTTATTTGACTCTGGAAGGGGATGTTACCAGTCTACCTGACACTGCTAAATACCTCCTGCAAGAACATTGTTCAGTTTTGACACAACAGCTTCAGGATGTTCACAAATTGGGAAGAATCCACAGTGCTGCCCTTTGAATTGAAAGATTTCAAAGGGAGGGAGTACAGGAAAAATGGAATTTAAGGGTGTATAGATTGACTTTGTGTACCCTAAGCACTGATTATAGAAGCAATGGTTTAAAATTACAGAAAGGTTGGCTTTGGATTAATAATTGGAGAAGATCCCATTGGGGGAAATTCCCAATGATAAAAGCAACAGAATATAATCAGTTATAGGGGTACTGTTCCTTGGTGGATTTCAAGAAAAGGCATGCTAGTCAATGTATTGAGGATTGTTTGGGTATTTCTCGTCTATGGTAGTTCTAACATACTGCAGTAAATCTTCTCTGGTCATGCCTGTAATATTCCATTCTAACTTATAAGCAAAGGTAGCAATGGGTATTATTACTTCTTAAACTGTGTGATACTGACTTTTTTCTTCTGGCTTGTTACACAGGAGTGGTCACCACAGGAATTGCCCTATATGTCGTCTGCAGGTGACTGCAGCCAATGATTCTTGGGTGGTATCAGATGCACCTACAGAAGAAGATATTGCTACCTACATACTCAACATGGTAGATGAGGCAGGCCAGCCTCACAGACCCTGACAGGAACAAAGCCCATTGCCTTGAAATCTTAAAAGATTTCATTTATTGTTTCATTTCCTCATTGTATTGCTTTCTATAAAAGTCGTAGGTCTTTAAAAGTGACCATTTGTCTATGAGCCAGTTGTACAcgtttatatttttaaatgctCATCAATAATATAGATGGTCCAGAAGAATGTGGGAAGTTGCTGAGGGCCTGTTGTTCTAACCCTCAGAAGCAATCCTTCTTTATGCAAGTATGTGTGTATGCTCATGCCTGCCTGCTTACATGAATAGGAATTTGTCCCACATTTACATTTCAGTAACATCTACTGGCCCCTTGTGGCTTGCTTAGTATTGACAAATGCT
The Podarcis muralis chromosome 1, rPodMur119.hap1.1, whole genome shotgun sequence DNA segment above includes these coding regions:
- the RNF141 gene encoding RING finger protein 141, giving the protein MGQQLSSQTHSAINKLPEKVVKHVSLVRESGFLTYEEFLGRVAEMNDTTAKLGSGQDKHLLFEVQPGSDSTALWKVAVRVVCTKINKTSGVVEASRIMNLYQFMQLYKDVTSQAASVLSQNIASEGAAEDLSSVASCQASILMGRVKQLTDEEECCICMDGRADLILPCAHSFCQKCIDKWSGHHRNCPICRLQVTAANDSWVVSDAPTEEDIATYILNMVDEAGQPHRP